In Pongo abelii isolate AG06213 chromosome 5, NHGRI_mPonAbe1-v2.0_pri, whole genome shotgun sequence, a single genomic region encodes these proteins:
- the NOL7 gene encoding nucleolar protein 7 produces the protein MVQLRPRASRAPASAEAMVDEGQPASEEEEAEHGLLLGQPSSGAAAEPLEEDEEGDDEFDDEAPEELTFASAQAEAREEERRVRETVRRDKTLLKEKRKRREELFIEQKKRKLLPDTILEKLTTASQTNIKKSPGKAKEVNLQKKNEDCEKGNDSKKVKVQKVQSVSQNKSYLAVRLKDQDLRDSRQQAAQAFIHNSLYGPGTNRTTVNKFLSLANKRLPVKRAAVQFLNNAWGIQKKQNAKRFKRRWMVRKMKTKK, from the exons ATGGTGCAGCTCCGACCGCGCGCGTCTCGCGCCCCGGCGTCGGCGGAGGCGATGGTGGACGAGGGCCAGCCGGCctcggaggaggaggaggcggagcaCGGGCTGTTGCTCGGGCAGCCCAGCAGCGGCGCGGCCGCCGAGCCGCTGGAGGAAGACGAGGAAGGGGACGATGAGTTTGACGATGAGGCCCCGGAGGAGCTGACTTTCGCCAGCGCCCAGGCGGAAGCGAGAGAAGAGGAGCGGCGAGTGCGGGAGACCGTGCGCAG GGATAAAACGCTcctgaaggagaagaggaagcgACGCGAGGAGCTGTTCATCGAACAGAAG aaaagaaaactccttCCAGACACTATTTTAGAGAAGTTAACCACAGCTTCACAGACTAA caTCAAGAAATCGCCAGGAAAGGCGAAAGAAG ttaatttgcaaaagaaaaatgaagactgtgaaaaaggaaatgactCCAAGAAAGTTAAAGTACAAAAAGTACAGTCTGTCAG CCAGAATAAAAGCTATTTGGCTGTAAGGCTAAAAGACCAAGATCTGAGAGACTCAAGGCAACAAGCAGCACAAGCCTTCATACATAATTCATTATATGGGCCAGGAACCAACAGGACTACTG TAAATAAGTTCCTGTCTCTTGCCAACAAGAGGTTACCAGTGAAAAGAGCTGCTGTCCAGTTTTTGAATAATGCTTGGG GAatccagaaaaaacaaaatgccaaGAGGTTTAAAAGACGGTGGATGGTCAGAAAGATGAAAACTAAGAAGTAA